Part of the Pseudomonadota bacterium genome is shown below.
CAGCGACCGGGGTTCATGACGCCCTTCGGATCGAGCAGCGCGTGGATCCTGCGCATGAGATCGTGGGTCCCCGGCCACAGCCGCGGGAGGATCTTCTCCACGGCCCACGCCGGCGTCTTGTAGGGGATGAACCCCTGGTCGAGCACCATGTCGAGCAGCTCGCCGTTGCACCGCCTGACGCGCGCCACGTCGCCAGCATCGTCCCGCGCGAAGGTGGAGATGAACCGGAGCACACCGAAGTGCCCGCCCTTCATCGGCCGCGACACGATCACGGGCGGGAAGTCGTGGCGCTCCATGATCTCGATGCCGAGATCCGCGGCCTTGTCGAAACGGCTCATCGGCCCGTAGGTGCCCACCCACGTCAGCCCGCCGCCGGGGTTGTCGACCAGGAACTCGAGCCGCGTCGGGAACACCGCAAACTTCTCGAAGCGGGGGCTGAGCGCGCAGAGCGTCTCGATGTCGAACGGATCCTCGATCGCGGCGCCCCGCTCGCGCAGCTCGCGCAGCTCGGCGAGCACCGTCTCGAGCTTGAGCCTGAGCTCCACGGACGAGAAGGCGGACACGTCGAGGTAGGTGAAGAACTCCGGCTCGTCGGGATCCTTCGCGCGCGGCTTCGCCACGCCGTACAGCATCTTGCCCGTGGGCCAGGAGAGCCCGCCGATATCGTCGAACAGCTTCATCCTCGCGAGGCGCCGCATCAGCTCGTAGGTCGTGCGCCGCTCGTAGGTGAGGATGAACAGGCGCTTGCGCAGAGGCGGTCTCGGCTTGAGCTGGACCGCCATCTTCGTCACGATCCCGGTCGCGCCCTGCCAGGAAACGAACAGCCCGGTGAGATCCGGAAGAGGCGCCCGCGAGAACGGGACGTCCGACAGCGCCCACGCGCCCGTCCGGATCACCTCCCCCGTGCCGAGGATCACCTCGAGCCCGGCGATCCACTCGCCCATCGTCCCGTGCAGGAGCGACAGGTTGCCGAGCCCGTCGAGCAGGCAGTTGGCCAGGACGGAGGTCTCCGGCGGCGACAGCGGAAT
Proteins encoded:
- a CDS encoding FAD-binding oxidoreductase produces the protein MDAERLIHLFQAAVPRERLDVDPAALEGAARDQTECPAGRPDIVVHIESAEELERAARIAIEHGIPLTPRVAGTNLAGLAIPARGGALLDLTGMKRILAINETDMLAVIEPGVTFQQLVDELAARELPLTIGIPLSPPETSVLANCLLDGLGNLSLLHGTMGEWIAGLEVILGTGEVIRTGAWALSDVPFSRAPLPDLTGLFVSWQGATGIVTKMAVQLKPRPPLRKRLFILTYERRTTYELMRRLARMKLFDDIGGLSWPTGKMLYGVAKPRAKDPDEPEFFTYLDVSAFSSVELRLKLETVLAELRELRERGAAIEDPFDIETLCALSPRFEKFAVFPTRLEFLVDNPGGGLTWVGTYGPMSRFDKAADLGIEIMERHDFPPVIVSRPMKGGHFGVLRFISTFARDDAGDVARVRRCNGELLDMVLDQGFIPYKTPAWAVEKILPRLWPGTHDLMRRIHALLDPKGVMNPGRWRLDP